The following are encoded in a window of Scleropages formosus chromosome 7, fSclFor1.1, whole genome shotgun sequence genomic DNA:
- the LOC108926318 gene encoding teashirt homolog 3-like: MPRRKQQAPRRAAAYVPEELKEAAVLDEDLDGERLAVEEEPPVKYTCPDKDSSIKERPCFQDSPGAEFSGHEMDSESHLSESSDRMSDFESASMKNEEEMVKEPLAATSEDAPVGPDSLEQMKAIYTSFLTNSYWSSLNLNLNHPAPDKQQRSSSSSSSSSSSSCGSGSYDWHQSAVAKTLQQVSQNRLQPEPNLLSTVQLYRQSTKLYGSIFTGASKFRCKDCSAAYDTLVELTVHMNETGHYRDDNHETDSNGTKRWSKPRKRSLLEMEGKEDAQKVLKCMYCGHSFESLQDLSVHMIKTKHYQKVPLKEPVAPVAAKIISNTRKRAPIELDIPSSPESSGGTPKPTLVDNNDVLQKASNPYITPNNRYGHQNGASYAWQFESRKSQILKCMECGSSHDTLQELTAHMMVTGHFIKVTNSAIKKGKPIMESPPTPVPVTSAKEKVQSVPLAATTFSPPPVAPPVSTSPNPSVEIKKEEKEVECTKEVDNKDKTVVEEEEEKFDISSKYHYLTEEDLEETPNGGFDILKSLENTVTSAINKAQNGAPSWGGYPSIHAAYQLPNIMKLSLGASGKNSPLKYMFTGGEILPPSKSQPLISPPSRQTSPLPKNNFHAMEELVKKVTEKVAKVEEKMKDRKVKASPLRQTTPSPCSSDGGESERGDSPKEKRVKTPESNGGSHKDLSNDVLGKVSLENGTDSLKRPASALSNSTAIITDHPPEQPFVNPLSALQSVMNVHLGKAAKPALPALDPMSMLFKMSNSLAEKAAIATPPVQTKKTEPLDRCFYHVNNDQPIDLTKGKSDKSCSLGSALLSSSSTSSSASPSSTVTTAKTSAVVSFMSSSPLRENALSDISDMLRNLTESHTSKSSTPTSLSERSDVEGVTLDEPEEISPAQKRKGRQSNWNPQHLLILQAQFAASLQQTSDGKYIMTDLSPQERMHISRFTGLSMTTISHWLANVKYQLRRTGGTKFLKNLDSGHPLFFCNDCASQIRTPSTYISHLESHLGFRLRDLAKLSGEQIGSQIARHTKGMSDKLFSSPSPSSEEEGTGTFYRCKLCNRTFASKHAVKLHLSKTHGKSPEDHLLYVCELEKQ; the protein is encoded by the coding sequence cctATGTGCCTGAGGAACTGAAGGAAGCTGCAGTGTTGGATGAGGATTTGGATGGGGAACGCTTGGCTGTGGAGGAGGAGCCCCCTGTGAAATACACATGCCCAGACAAGGATTCCTCTATCAAAGAACGTCCATGTTTTCAGGACTCCCCTGGTGCAGAGTTTTCTGGCCATGAAATGGACAGTGAGTCGCATCTGAGTGAGTCAAGTGACCGTATGTCAGACTTTGAGAGTGCCTCCATGAAAAATGAGGAGGAGATGGTCAAAGAACCCTTGGCGGCAACCAGTGAGGATGCCCCAGTAGGCCCGGACAGCCTGGAGCAGATGAAGGCCATCTACACTAGCTTCCTGACCAACTCTTACTGGTCGTCGCTGAACCTGAATCTCAACCATCCAGCTCCTGATAAacagcagaggagcagcagcagcagcagcagtagcagtagcagcagctgcGGTAGTGGAAGCTATGACTGGCACCAGTCTGCTGTGGCCAAGACTCTTCAGCAGGTGTCCCAAAACCGGCTCCAGCCAGAACCCAACCTCCTCAGCACTGTACAGCTCTATCGCCAGAGCACCAAGCTCTATGGCTCCATCTTCACTGGTGCCAGCAAGTTTCGCTGCAAGGACTGCAGTGCTGCCTACGACACCCTGGTGGAACTGACTGTGCACATGAATGAAACTGGGCACTACCGCGATGACAACCATGAGACCGACAGCAATGGCACCAAGCGCTGGTCCAAACCACGCAAGCGATCCCTCCTGGAAATGGAAGGAAAGGAAGATGCCCAGAAGGTTCTAAAGTGTATGTACTGTGGCCATTCTTTTGAGTCTTTGCAGGATCTCAGTGTTCACATGATTAAGACAAAACACTACCAGAAAGTGCCTCTCAAAGAGCCTGTGGCCCCTGTGGCAGctaaaataatttccaataccAGAAAGAGGGCTCCTATTGAGCTGGACATCCCCAGTTCCCCAGAATCTTCAGGTGGGACACCCAAACCCACTTTGGTGGATAATAATGATGTCCTGCAGAAGGCCTCCAACCCCTATATCACGCCAAACAATCGCTATGGGCACCAGAATGGTGCCAGCTACGCATGGCAGTTTGAGTCACGGAAGTCTCAGATACTCAAATGTATGGAATGTGGTAGCTCCCATGACACACTGCAGGAGCTCACTGCCCACATGATGGTCACTGGGCACTTCATCAAGGTAACCAACTCGGCTATTAAGAAAGGCAAGCCTATTATGGAGTCCCCACCTACTCCGGTTCCAGTCACCTCTGCTAAGGAGAAGGTTCAGTCCGTACCTCTGGCTGCAACCACTTTCTCCCCTCCACCTGTGGCGCCCCCTGTCAGCACCTCCCCTAACCCATCTGTGGAGATCaagaaggaagagaaggaggTGGAGTGCACTAAAGAGGTTGACAATAAAGATAAAACAGTGGtcgaggaagaggaagaaaaatttGACATTTCCTCCAAATATCATTATTTGACTGAAGAAGATCTTGAGGAGACGCCAAATGGGGGATTTGACATCCTGAAGTCACTGGAAAACACTGTAACGTCCGCAATAAACAAAGCACAGAACGGTGCACCAAGCTGGGGGGGTTACCCCAGCATCCATGCAGCCTACCAGCTACCCAACATCATGAAGCTATCCCTGGGTGCCTCAGGGAAAAACTCTCCTCTGAAATACATGTTTACTGGAGGAGAGATTCTTCCTCCCAGCAAAAGCCAGCCGCTGATCTCTCCTCCCAGCAGACAGACCTCTCCACTCCCCAAAAACAATTTTCATGCCATGGAAGAACTTGTCAAGAAGGTCACAGAGAAAGTGGCTAAAGTGGAAGAAAAGATGAAGGATCGCAAGGTGAAAGCATCCCCCCTAAGGCAAACAACACCCTCGCCATGTAGCAGTGATGGTGGCGAGTCTGAAAGAGGGGACTCACCAAAAGAGAAAAGAGTCAAGACTCCAGAAAGCAATGGAGGTAGCCACAAGGATTTGAGCAACGATGTCCTTGGAAAGGTGTCACTGGAGAATGGGACAGACTCGCTGAAACGACCAGCCTCTGCTCTGTCCAATAGCACTGCCATCATAACCGATCACCCCCCAGAACAGCCTTTTGTCAACCCTTTAAGTGCGCTTCAGTCTGTAATGAATGTCCACTTGGGCAAGGCTGCTAAACCCGCCTTGCCAGCCCTGGACCCTATGAGTATGCTGTTCAAAATGAGCAACAGCTTGGCAGAAAAGGCTGCCATTGCCACGCCACCCGTGCAAACCAAAAAAACTGAGCCCTTGGACCGCTGTTTCTACCATGTCAACAACGACCAGCCGATAGATTTGACGAAAGGCAAGAGTGACAAAAGCTGCTCTTTGGGTTCAGCTCTCCTGTCATCCAGTTCGACATCATCGTCTGCTTCTCCCTCATCCACTGTGACAACGGCTAAGACATCTGCAGTCGTGTCATTCATGTCAAGCTCTCCGCTGCGCGAGAACGCCCTGTCTGACATATCCGACATGCTGAGGAACCTGACAGAGAGCCACACGTCAAAGTCCTCCACACCTACCAGTCTGTCTGAGAGGTCGGATGTGGAGGGCGTGACCCTTGATGAGCCTGAGGAGATTTCCCCGGCCCAGAAGCGCAAGGGCCGGCAGTCCAACTGGAACCCTCAACACCTCCTTATCTTGCAGGCCCAGTTTGCTGCTAGCTTGCAGCAGACGTCTGACGGCAAGTACATTATGACAGACCTCAGCCCCCAGGAACGGATGCACATCTCCCGCTTCACAGGCCTCTCTATGACCACCATCAGCCATTGGCTGGCCAATGTCAAGTATCAGCTAAGAAGGACAGGTGGAACCAAGTTCTTGAAGAATCTGGACTCTGGACACCCGCTGTTCTTCTGCAACGATTGTGCCTCCCAGATCCGGACTCCTTCAACATACATTAGCCACCTGGAGTCGCACCTGGGCTTCAGGCTgagggacctggccaaactgtCAGGCGAGCAGATTGGCAGCCAGATCGCACGGCACACCAAGGGCATGTCCGACAAACTGttctcctccccctctccttCTTCCGAGGAGGAGGGCACGGGCACTTTTTACCGGTGCAAGCTCTGCAACCGGACCTTTGCGAGCAAGCATGCTGTTAAACTTCACCTCAGCAAGACCCATGGGAAGTCTCCTGAAGATCAccttctgtatgtgtgtgaactTGAGAAGCAGTAG